ATAGTATGAGTCCTGTTCAATTATTAAAATATTTTTTTTAGGTAGTGACTTAAAAATAGATTTTGCTACAGTACTTTTACCTGAGCCTGTACCACCTGTAATCCCAATTAATATAGGTCTGTTCATTCTTACTCCTCCCTTGGTTTTCTGATAATATCGTATTTACAAACAGGTTTAGCTACTCTAAGCTTATATATTTGCTGAGCATGAGGAGCTGAATCTATTTCTTTATCATTCTTATTCCAAAGTTTTTCTATCTTTTGAGTAAAACATTCTTTATTTGGTCCAAATATCTCTACTTTATCTCCAACTATTACACGATTTCTCTGCTCTACTGTAGCAATATTTGTTTCTTCGTCGTAGTCTAATACCAAGCCAACAAAATCATAATTTCTTATATATGAGCTAGAAGTATACAACTGATCTTCTCCTGTTGGTTTTCCAAAAAAGAAACCTTTTGTGAAATCTCTATGACTAACTTTTTTAAGCTCATTAAGCCATTTATCGTTAAATTTATAATTATCTTTATCTCTATAGTACTCGTCTATTACCATCCTATATGCTCTTACTACAGCAGCAACATAGTATACACTCTTCATTCTTCCTTCTATCTTTAAGCTAGTTACTCCACTTTCAATCATCTGTGGTATACTGTCTATCATACATAAATCCTTTGAATTGAATATATATGTTCCTCTTTCATCCTCATATACTGGATAATATTCATTTGGTCTTTGCTCTTCAACTAAGTTATATTTCCATCTACAAGCCTGAGCACATTCACCCCTATTAGCATCTCTATGGGTCATATAATTACTTAATAAGCATCTTCCAGAATATGAAATACACATAGCTCCATGTATAAAAGCTTCAATATCTAAATTTTCAGGAGTTTTCTCATTCATGCATTTGATTTCTTCTAAAGAAAGTTCTCTTGCAACTATAACTCTCTTTACACCTTGATTATACCAAAAATTAGCTGCTGCATAATTAGTAGCATTCGCTTGAGTACTTAAATGTATCTCCATATTTGGTGTTGTTTGTTTAATTATCTCTATAACACCTGGATCAGATACTATAACCGCGTCTACATTTATTTCATCAAGCTGTTTTAAATATTCTGGTAGATTTACTAAATCCTCATTATGTGGAATTATGTTTAAAGTTACGTATACCTTCTTATTTCTTTTGTGAGCAAAATCTACTCCCTCTTTCATCTGATCTATATCAAAGTTTTTGGCCTGTGCCCTTAATCCAAAAGCTTGACCTCCAAGATAAACTGCATCAGCTCCATATATTAATGCCATTTTTAATTTATCTAAATTACCAGCTGGTGCTAATAATTCAACCTTATTCATAGTTATTTTCCTCCTTCAAAGTAGTTATTGCTACTCCATCACCTATTGGTATAATACTTGATTCAAACTTTTCATCATTGCAAATATAATCTAGATAAGCTCTCATTTTACGTACAATAGTTCTTTGTCTTCTGGGAACTAGATCATCATTAGCTATCATTCCTTTATATAAAACATTATCAGAAACAATAATACCATCCTTTGATAGACAATTTAAGCAACAAGACAAAAACTCCATATATTTACTTTTAGCAGCATCAATAAATATTAAATCAAATTTTTCATTGATTTGAGGCAAAATTTCATGTGCCTCACCATTTTTTATAGTGATTTTGTCACTAAAACCATTCTCTTTAATATTATTTAAAGCTATATCTATCATTTCTTTTCTTCTTTCAATTGTTATTATTTTACCATCATCTTTCATATAATATGCCATTAATAGAGCTGAATAACCTATTGCAGTTCCTATTTCTAATATTTTTTTTGGTTTCTTGATATTCATAATAACCTTTAACAGCTGAGCAACCTCAGGATGTATTATAGGTACGTTATTATCTTTTGCATAGGATTCTAGCTTTTGAAGTAATTTATTGTTTTTGGGAATTACTTCTTGTATATAATCTACTATGTATTGTCTGTTGATATTTTCCATAGTTATTCCTCCAAGCTTATTATCTATAATATACATAAATATAATACGTAGACTTGCCACGTATTATTTTCCATAGTACAAAATCACCGATTTTAAGCAAGAAACTCAAATCTATGATTAGATGTAAATCACTTATTCCTAAAAAGGAACTAAGTAGGAGTTTCATTAAGCAGTGAACTCAAATCTTCGATTTGATGTGAATCGCTTACTCCTAGGATGGAACTGAGTAGGAGTTTCATTATTTATCTACTGGTTTTTAGCAGCATTTTTAGCCCTTAAAAATTCATTATAGTTATCTGTAAAGGTATGCTTACCTTTATCGTAATCTGTTAATACAAAATATAAATAATCAGTATCATCAGGATTTAAAGCAGCTTGTATAGATTTTAACCCCGGTGAAGCAATAGGTCCTATAGGTAATCCTTTATTGATATAAGTATTATATGGTGATTCTATTTTTGTATCTGCTATGCTAAGATGTGATTTTCTTTCACCTAAAACATATTGTACAGTTGCACATGAGCCTAATTTCATGTCAATTTCTAATCTATTATAAAATACACTTGAAACTACAGCTCTTTCTTCATCTAACCTTGTTTCTCTTTCAATTATAGAAGCCATAGCAATTAGGTCATTTAAAGTAAAATCTTTATATAATTCTTGTCCTTTTATATACTTTATATATATTTTGTTAAACTCATCAAGCATCTTTCTTATTATATCATCTTCTGTTGAATCTACATATATCTCGTATGTGTTAGGAAACAAATAACCTTCCAGACCCAATCCTTTGGGAACTTGTTTTAAAAACTCATACTCATCTCTATAATTATCATCACTAGAAACAAGTCTTATAAAATTTTCTTTATTAAAATTTTCTAGTTCACTAAGCTTTTCTGCTATTTGTTTTATTTCATATCCTTCAGGAATAGTTATACTAACTGTTTCCCTGCTACTAGCACCACCTTTTATAAGAGAATCTATTATCTCTTTAAGTGCCATTCCATTATTTAATGAATACTTTCCAGCTTTAAAATGACCATCATTCTTGTTTATTTTAGATATCAAAACAAAAAATTCTCTATTTTTAATTAAATCATTTTTTTTTAAAATACCTGCAATAGTTTTTGTTGTACTGCCACTAGGTATCTCAATCTCAATTCTTTTTATATTTTCACTAGCTACTGGTTCCATCAAATAATCATAATAATTTTTTACTCCAAATAAAATTAGTGCCATTATAATAAAAAATAAACCCAATCTTATTCTTTTTAATCTTTTTTTTCTATGTTCTTTAACACCTTCTGCATTCGCCATAAATCTTCCTCCTACAAATCCTAGATTATTCATATTAAATACTCTACTGCATCCTTCTAATTTGAACATATCCATTAAATGGCTAATATTCCAATTTGGTATGCCTTCGAATTCACTGATATCTCCTAATTCAGAAACTTACAGCA
This window of the Abyssisolibacter fermentans genome carries:
- a CDS encoding peptidase U32 family protein → MNKVELLAPAGNLDKLKMALIYGADAVYLGGQAFGLRAQAKNFDIDQMKEGVDFAHKRNKKVYVTLNIIPHNEDLVNLPEYLKQLDEINVDAVIVSDPGVIEIIKQTTPNMEIHLSTQANATNYAAANFWYNQGVKRVIVARELSLEEIKCMNEKTPENLDIEAFIHGAMCISYSGRCLLSNYMTHRDANRGECAQACRWKYNLVEEQRPNEYYPVYEDERGTYIFNSKDLCMIDSIPQMIESGVTSLKIEGRMKSVYYVAAVVRAYRMVIDEYYRDKDNYKFNDKWLNELKKVSHRDFTKGFFFGKPTGEDQLYTSSSYIRNYDFVGLVLDYDEETNIATVEQRNRVIVGDKVEIFGPNKECFTQKIEKLWNKNDKEIDSAPHAQQIYKLRVAKPVCKYDIIRKPREE
- a CDS encoding O-methyltransferase, producing MENINRQYIVDYIQEVIPKNNKLLQKLESYAKDNNVPIIHPEVAQLLKVIMNIKKPKKILEIGTAIGYSALLMAYYMKDDGKIITIERRKEMIDIALNNIKENGFSDKITIKNGEAHEILPQINEKFDLIFIDAAKSKYMEFLSCCLNCLSKDGIIVSDNVLYKGMIANDDLVPRRQRTIVRKMRAYLDYICNDEKFESSIIPIGDGVAITTLKEENNYE
- the mltG gene encoding endolytic transglycosylase MltG: MFKLEGCSRVFNMNNLGFVGGRFMANAEGVKEHRKKRLKRIRLGLFFIIMALILFGVKNYYDYLMEPVASENIKRIEIEIPSGSTTKTIAGILKKNDLIKNREFFVLISKINKNDGHFKAGKYSLNNGMALKEIIDSLIKGGASSRETVSITIPEGYEIKQIAEKLSELENFNKENFIRLVSSDDNYRDEYEFLKQVPKGLGLEGYLFPNTYEIYVDSTEDDIIRKMLDEFNKIYIKYIKGQELYKDFTLNDLIAMASIIERETRLDEERAVVSSVFYNRLEIDMKLGSCATVQYVLGERKSHLSIADTKIESPYNTYINKGLPIGPIASPGLKSIQAALNPDDTDYLYFVLTDYDKGKHTFTDNYNEFLRAKNAAKNQ